A stretch of the Stegostoma tigrinum isolate sSteTig4 chromosome 34, sSteTig4.hap1, whole genome shotgun sequence genome encodes the following:
- the clic1 gene encoding chloride intracellular channel protein 1, which produces MAEDKRMELFVKAGSDGQSIGNCPFSQRLFMVLWLKGVTFNVTTVDMRRKFENKFLEDLAPGTQPPFLLYDNEVKTDTNKIEEFLEENLCPPKYPRLAARNPESNTAGSNIFSKFSAFIKNPNPAQNDMLEKGLVKSLMSLDMYLNTPLPEEVDENSVEEQTTSTRRFLDGNELTLADCNLLPKLHIVQVVCRKYRAFEIPQQFTGIWRYLKNAYECEEFAHTCPKDEEIELAYASVAKPLK; this is translated from the exons GCTGGCAGCGATGGACAGAGCATTGGGAACTGCCCTTTCTCACAGCGACTCTTCATGGTTCTCTGGCTGAAAGGGGTCACCTTCAATGTCACCACGGTCGATATGAGGAG GAAGTTTGAGAACAAGTTCCTGGAGGATCTGGCCCCTGGCACCCAGCCCCCATTCCTGCTGTATGACAACGAGGTGAAGACAGACACCAACAAGATCGAGGAGTTCCTGGAAGAGAACCTCTGCCCTCCCAA GTACCCACGCCTGGCAGCGCGGAACCCAGAGTCCAACACCGCGGGCAGCAACATCTTCTCAAAGTTCTCAGCCTTCATCAAGAACCCCAACCCTGCCCAGAATGACA TGCTGGAGAAGGGCCTGGTGAAATCGTTGATGTCCCTCGACATGTACCTGAACACCCCGCTCCCGGAGGAAGTCGATGAgaacagtgtggaggagcagaccACTTCCACCAGGAGGTTCCTGGATGGCAATGAGCTGACCCTGGCCGACTGCAATCTCTTACCCAAACTGCACATCGTCCAG GTGGTTTGTCGGAAATACCGAGCGTTCGAGATTCCTCAGCAGTTCACCGGAATTTGGAGATACCTGAAGAATGCTTATGAATGTGAAGAGTTTGCCCACACTTGCCCGAAGGACGAGGAGATAGAACTCGCTTATGCTTCGGTAGCCAAGCCCCTGAAGTGA